A stretch of the Verrucomicrobiia bacterium genome encodes the following:
- a CDS encoding helix-turn-helix domain-containing protein, producing EGGSMTRVAEKTGLERTHLYRKLKQLGVEPSKVSRKG from the coding sequence GAGGGCGGCAGCATGACGCGCGTTGCAGAAAAAACCGGACTCGAGCGCACCCACCTGTACCGCAAGCTCAAGCAGCTGGGCGTGGAGCCGAGCAAGGTATCCCGCAAAGGGTGA